ATATCCTACAATAGAGTAGTTCTCCATATCCTGCTCACATTTAATCTTAGCTACTGTATATCCATTGTCATCATTTTTATATACAATAGATGTAACTATTCCATCTACTTCTACCATAAATACCACTCCCAAATGTATCATATAGAAAGGATTATACCATAAATTCTATCCATTTAGAGATTATCTAACTATTCAGATGCATTGTACAATGTAATTCTATATAGGATTATATCTTTTTCTCAACAATTATTAAAAATGCCCATATAGCTAACTGCATAATAATAACTACACCTAAGTTAAACTTTAGTGTAGTTACTAAAACAAGCGCAATTACAGATAAGAAAATTCCTAAATCAAATGAAAGTATTTTCATTCCACCTTTATTTGCTATATATTCTCTTCCATTATTAGTTGAAGTTTTCATCTTTAGCTTTCTAAACATTATCATTTTAAAAACAATTGTCCCTATAACACTTATAAAACATAAACTTTCTGGTAAATTAAACTTTTCAAACATATAAATCCTCCATAAACTTTTTATATATATTATAAAGCATTTAACTTAATAATTTACCTTTTTATCTTTTAATTTTATATTTGATTCCATTTTATGTTTTATAATCTCATAGAATATTGGAACAACAGAAATTATAATAATTACCATTAGTACAATTGAAAAGTTATCCTTTACTATTTGAAAATTACCAAATATAAATCCTCCTATAAGAAAAAGGTTAACCCAAACAATTCCACCCAGTACATTATATATCCCAAATTTTCTATATTCCATTTTTCCTACCCCCGCAACAAAAGGAGCAAAGGTCCTTACAATCGGTACAAACCTTGATAAAAATATCGCCTTACTACCATACTTATCATAAAATTTTTGTGCCTCTCTAATATATTTTGCTTTTATTATTGGAGTATTGAATTTTATAATTTTTCTACCTATACTTTTACCTACTATATAATTTATTCCATCACCTAAAATAGCTGCCATAGTAAGTAGTAAGCTAAGACTTAGTATATTCATACCTGAGGAAGCCCCTAGGGCCCCACAGGCGAATATAATTGAATCTCCAGGTAAAAAAGGAGTTATAACAAACCCAGTTTCACAAAATATTATTAAGAATAATATTAGGTATATAGAAGGTCCATAATTATCTATAAGGA
The nucleotide sequence above comes from Clostridium cylindrosporum DSM 605. Encoded proteins:
- a CDS encoding VTT domain-containing protein, producing MFIINVALHFDKYIPVLIDNYGPSIYLILFLIIFCETGFVITPFLPGDSIIFACGALGASSGMNILSLSLLLTMAAILGDGINYIVGKSIGRKIIKFNTPIIKAKYIREAQKFYDKYGSKAIFLSRFVPIVRTFAPFVAGVGKMEYRKFGIYNVLGGIVWVNLFLIGGFIFGNFQIVKDNFSIVLMVIIIISVVPIFYEIIKHKMESNIKLKDKKVNY